gaattttatatatagGTCACATGCAGGAATTCCATAGCTAAACAGAGTTGATTTTTGGATGACGCCCCTCACAGTACCACATGTTGTATTAAAGAATCAAGTCAACTATTACCAACAATAGCTCTTTATTTCAAAGCATGGCTTTGCCCACTTGTGCCTTTTACCCAAATATCTAAATATTCTCATTAAGTACTTAGAACCTCCTTGTAAGTTACCCAGAACTTGTTCAAACCCTCTATTATGATTTGTACCTATTGAAAACCTTCTTATTTTCCTGCATTTTGGGCGACTGtgaatgtgttttatatttcccTGTTCACAACTGACCAGCATGGAGAGTTCCAAGCTGAATGTTTGAAATTCCCTGCATTGATTTTGGGAGAAAGTAAGGGCATGTGACTGGTTATGGGGGGCGGGGTCTCTTCATGGAGAGGAATGAGCTGCATGGGGATGCTGTGCTTTGTGGTCTTTagtggggaaagggtgggggtgaTTCTGCCTGTGATGTGGCTCTGGGCGCACATGCACGAGAATAAATGAAGCATCAAATGTTTTCATTGTTGGCAGTGCCAAGCACCGAGGCTCCCGCTCCGCGTCTGAGGGTGCTGCCAGCCTGGATCCGTGCATCGTGTCCCCGGAGGTGACTGAGCTGAGCAAATGCCCACAGGAAGCCAGGGGCCCAGAAGGTTCTCCACTGCCCTGCCCACCAGTGCCCTGGGAGCAGGAGTGCCCCTCTGCCTCCATGCCCTTTGCCGAGGGCCCCCCGGAAGCTTGCTTGGCAAGCCCAGCAGCAGCACCTGAAGATTGGCCCCTCATACAACACCCCAGGAGGGAACCCTCCCCAGATGCCCGTGGGGAGGCCCCAACGGTGTCTGTCCCTGAAGGGGGCAGTTCTACTCAGTGCAGCGTGGGTGCCGTCGTCCCCAGTGCTGGGCGAGGGAATGACCTGGGGGAAGAAGGGCATCCACTGTCTTCCTCCGGCTGCACTGACCAGTCGCCAGGGGTTTCACCAGCATCTTCTCAAGCGCTGATGCAGGGACAGCTGTGCAGGAAAGATGGCCAGCACGATGGTTTCGAGTCCCAAGGGGACGAGGCTGCAGGTGGCCTTCCCCTGGCAGAATCCAGGCAGGGGGCGGCTTCTGTGCCAGGCAAGGCGAGCTCATCTGGTCTGGAGGAGTCCCCCACAAAACCCGAGACCCCGACTCCACCCGAGCCAGCCCCCGGAGCCTCGGACAGGGACAAATGCCAAGTGGAGGTGCCGCCTCAGGCTTTTGCAGATGGCGCGGGATTCCTCTGGGCCTGCCATCCCCCTAGGAGCCCTGCAGGGGCTGCCCAAGAAGCTGACACAAATTCCTGGGAAAGCTGCCAGCAGCCCATGGGAGCACATCTGGCACACATCGAGCCGCCCAGGGAGTCACCGAGCCCTGCCCCGgtgcccggggctgggggctctgggaaggAGACCGTGGATGCCCGAGATACTCAGAGTCGCTTGCAAGCAGGGGGGCCGGGAAGCGAGCCCAGTGCAGCTGTCCGTGCTGCAGCGGGCACCCAGCCCGGAGGGGCTTTGCTTGAGAGCGCAGAGCCTTCCCCACGTGTGCGGATGGAGGACACACGTCCAGCTTCAGGCTCCACTTCACCGCCAGCTGCTCAGGCCTCTGCTGCTGCAGAAGAATCCAGCTGGTTGACCGGGGAGATGGTTTCCAGGGCTGAGATGCCAGTGCTTACGGATCTGGCCAAAGAGTTAGCAGATGCAGGCTTGGCAGGATGGGACAAGCTCGCTTCTGAtctcagaagggagggagaggatctAGGAGGGAACCATGGAGAGGGTCCTGCCCCTTTGCCCCAGGAGGACAGGGGAGAGGTCTCAATGAGGGACCAGAAAGTCCAACAAGGGGTactgccccccgccccaaccAGTGTATCAGATGACAGGGCCAGAAGCTCACCAGAATCAAAGAATGAAGCCAAGGCCCCTGAAAGCCCAGCGGTGGCTGAGGAGGAGAGCAGACTGCCCGAGGCCAACTCTAGAAGGCAGGAAGAAGTCCTGGAGCCACTTGACCGTAGAGATCCTGAGAATCCGTGGGGAGAACAACCCGGGGCCTTAGGCTGTAAGTCCAGcccagagatggaaaaaaatgagttttcaaaGCTAAGCCATGATGTGGAGAGCAAAGTGTATTCTAGCACGGACTCAGCACAGCCACTCAGAAAGGAAGGCCCCGGGCACGCCGATAGGCCTGGCTCTCCATCAGAAGTTACGGTGTGGAGCTCGGTGACCTGTGAGATGATGGGTGAAGTCCATGTGGTCCATGCCTCTGGCTCACTGCATGAGCTCCCCCAGAAGGATCTTGTCCTGCCCGCTGGGCCGGATGGAACTGGTGAACACATTCTTCCCAAAGAAGCTGTCTGGGAGGGGCCAGGATTGCAGACCCAGTGTCCCGACACACTGCAGGACGTGGGGGGATTGGAAAGAATGGACTATCTTCCTGCTTTAGAATCTGAGAAATCAGATTTCCTGTCAACTCCTGCGGCAGAGGTCATCCCCAGAGCCCAGGCGGCGGAGAGCCCATCTGACACAAAGATGAGGAGCCGCCCATCTGCGCAGAGGCCCAGCAGCTGTGCCGGGGAGGGCCTGCTGACATCCCCGGGCCAACCTTGTGGGCTGGGGCGTGAGGCAGCTGGTCAGGAAGTCCAGGCTGATGGGCCACATCTCCCCAAGGGGGAGGACTTGGCCGCGGACAGTGGGCTGACGATGGTCAGTCTGGAGCAAGATCAGCAGGGAAGCCTGTCCTGCCGAGGGGACAGCTGGACACAAGGAACTGCTTCTGAGGGGCCCCCAGTATCTCCTGAGAACCGTCTCCAGCCGTTGCAGTCAGAACCAGAAGCATTCATGTCTGACATGCTCAGGGAGAAGCCCCAGCAgtgtgaaaatgagaaagagactTATCCAGGTGGTCTTCTAGGCTCTGAGAACCTAGATGCAGATGCTTCCCCAACCCGCCCAGCTGTGGAACCCTTGGCAGATGTGTGCTTGCCCACTCATGGGCCAGAGGACCCAGCTTCCAGATCAGAACTGCGGGGGGAGCTCCCCAAAGGCAGTCTGTCTGATGCTCCCAGGTTGGCTCCTGGGGCCATGGTTCCAGAGAGCCCTGCGACAGAGCAGCCAGAGCTATCAGCAGCAGGACCGGAGCTGTCTGCACGAGGGCAGAATGAGCAAGAGGGAGCCTGCGGTGGCAGCCTGCCTTCCAGAGTCTCGCCGCCTGCAGCAGCCTCGGAAGACTCTCCTGCAGGTCACTTGAGCAGAGAGGAGCATTGCTGTGCACAGCAGGGGCCCAACAAGTCCCAGCAGGAACTGGCAGGTGTGTTGCAAGCCAGTGGCTGGCATGAGGAAGCATGTCTCAGGGACGCAGAAGTTTCCGAAGCAGCTGACGCTCAGCCCCCGCTCCAGGGGTTGGGCAAGACAGAGAAGGCAAGTGGGAACACAGTGGGGACCCCACCTTGTACGCCTGACTCAGTCGCTCTCCTGGATGCAGCCCACAGCCCGCCAGCCCCGGCGCTCGCCAGCCGTAGAGTCACACCCAGCCAGGATGCCCCAGACAGAGAGGCGTATGGGGAAGCGCAGGGAGGCAGGCAGCAACCTGTGCTGGCCCCACAGAAGGAAATGGAGCACCCCCCTGCCTTGGATGCAGAGGCCCCAAGGCTCCTTGGAAGTTTCCCAGCGGCCAAGAATCAAGGTGCGGACGGCGGGGCTGCCGAGACCGGTGGGAGTGCCGAGGAAGGGGGCCTGGGGGTGCAGCGGTCTCTGGAGGGGCCTGCAGAAGCTGCTCTGAGCGACGGCTCCCTTCAGACCGAGCAGCATGCCTCCTCTGGGAAGGAAGCTTCTACCTTTGCCCCGGGTGAGCCCTGCCCAGCAGAGCAGCTGTCGGCCAGCTGCCAGGATGCCCTGCTACCAGCCGGAGAGCTGGGGGGGATTCCCACGAGCCAGGTGGCTATTTCTGCAGCCCAGGCTGTCCCCAACCCAAAGAGAGCCCTGCCACCTGGGCCACCAGAAGAGGCTGCTCCAGACACTCCTTACCTGCATATCGATGGCGCTGTCAGAACAGGGGCAGCCCCTTGTCCCATAGAAGAGCCCCCTGCGGCCTTGGGAAATGCCACCTCCATGAAGCTTTCTGCTGGCTTGCTTGCCCCTCTCTCACAACTGGGAGTGGCCAGTGGGGAGATCTCTGGGGTGCAAGTGAGCAGTGGGAGCCCCAGAGCTGGAAACGTTGAGGGACCCGCAGACTCCATCCCCTACCTGGACGGGGCACCGCTTCCGACCAAGCATCAGCAGAtgacaggggaggaggaggaggaggcaagagCGCCTAGTGCAGACACTGAGCCTGGTGGGATGCCAGCACGCCCCGCCGGTGAGGAGAGCATGGCAGGCGAGGCAACAAGGGAGCcggagggcagtggggagaggatgGTAGACCCTTCCAAGGATCTGAGGTGGGGTGCATCAGGTGGTGTGGACGCAGGCTCCAAGCAGATTGGCATGATCACCGAGTTCCCTGACTTCAGGGAGCACATCACCAAGATCTTTGAGAAGTCCGTGCTCAGAGCCCTGACCGTTGATGGGCCCCAGAGTGCAGCGGGAGAAAAGCCAGGAGCCGTCGGAAGCGTGAGGGGCGAGGACCTCGCGGGGCCACACCCAGAGAATCCTCCAGATGGGGCTCAAGGACTGGCCATCGCCCCTCTCCCCGCCCTTCCTGCTGGACACGGGGTGGCTGCAACGAAGAAGCAAGAGTTGCCTACAGAGGCCGAGCCCCCCTGTCTGGTTGCCCAGGAGCCCGCTCCAGGAAGGCTGCCGGCTCCGGCGGCGCCAGCCGCAGACCTGAACCTGCCAGGAGCTGGTGTAGGGAAGGCAATGACCGGGGTCCCACAGGCCGTGCAGGACAGTGAGAAGCCAGAGCGGGCTGGGGAGGCCGGGCTGGGGCTTGGAGGCCAGGCCCCCTCACCGCAGGGTGGGGGCCAGCAGGAACTAGCCTCAGGGCCTTCCCTGCCCGCAGCCGGTCCGGAGACTCCCGTGGAAAAAGCCGCTGACTTCCAGGTGGAGCCCCAGGGCCACCGAGAAGGGGCCGTGATTCCAGAAGACAGAATTCCTCCTGGAATATACTCCCAGGAAACATCCACCGGTGACGGTCAACCTGGAGAGGATGCTGCCCAGGGCTTTGCTCACACAGGGGGGCCGAGTGACTTGCCAGTATCCACCGCGGCCCTGGGAGCAGCTTCTCCCCATGGGAGTGTTTTGACTGTGGCCGAGGCCATCCGTGAGCCCTGGACCCCTGACACCCTTGGGGGTGAGCAGAGGTGTGGAGGTGGCGCTGGGATCTCCGAAACACAAAATGCCCTGGGCAAGCCCTGTGCTCCCGAGCTCTGGGCTGTGGAAGTAGCAGCCACCCCCCCGGAGACTGGCTCGGGGGCAGGAGCTGCTGGGGAAGCAGCGGGTGACGTCACTTCGAGCACAGCTGAGACCGGGGCACGTGTGTCTGGTGACCCGCCCGAGACAGGTACTACGAGGATGTTCTCTGGCGCTGctcaggggctgctggggacCCGTGAGGACTcgggctgctctgctgggacccCAGGCCCAGAGGACGCAGCCACTGTGCGAGGGGCCAGCCCGGCCGCGCACCAGCTGCCTGAGGAACAGCCTGGGCCTCAGCCCCCCGCTCCTGCTGGGGGCGGGAAGCTGCCAGTCTCTTCACCTCCGGAACCTGCCGAGCCTCGGGACCCGAAGCCCCAAACCCCGGCTCCAGGAGAGCTCCCTGCTGAAAGGTACAGAGAAGAGCAGACGCCCAGGGGGACACCTAGGGCTGGCTTCAAAAGTGAATCCCACCCCGGTCTTTAAGAGGCAAAGAGAtgggtggtttttaaaaaagctggGTTGTCTAGGCATAAAGGTTTAAATTTACCTGCTTGCAACCACTGGATGTGCTAAGATTCTGAAAAAGGTGAGAGaaatgggaggaagaggggagctgTTTGTTGGACACGTCCTGTTCGCTCTCTGTGTCCTTCAATTCATTTCACTCAAACTGTCCGAAAAGCATGAAATAGTTACTGGCTGGCCATGCTCTTGGGTCATAGGTTAGAGGTAATCATATGTTTTTCTGGAACCCAAATACCTTTGCTTTTGAATCTGGAATTATGTATACAGAGAGGCCTAAATGATGCAAGAGCATTTCAAAGCCATTGATTGCTGGaaggtgacttttttttccctaaggatTTTGGGGTAGTACCCACTTAAAGCTTGAATTGggaaatggacttttttttataataatttttttgttatattatgttagtcaccatactggattaagaagatgtggtccatatatacagtggaatattactcagctatcaaaaaggaAATGGACTTTTTCAATCCCATGTGGAGAGAAATACCCTTTTAAACCAtctattgctttctttttgtccCAGAAGAAGCCCTGGGCCGGGTGCATCCACTTTACCTTCAGCTCCTGAGAAGGACGCTCCACATGCCCCAGGCCAGGTCATCTCCCACGAGGCCGGAAGTGTGGGAGGAGCAGAAAGGTCAGTGAAAAGGTGTCAGCCTTTGGAGaaccggggcgggggcgggggggcttctTCGGCAGAGACCCACTGGATGCTTCTCAGAGGAGAGTTCTGTTTACACATGAGTCCTTATTTAAGCAAGAAGCAGATAGCCTTTCCCATTCTTTATACAGGTAAAGCAGTGCCCGAGATGACAGAGAACTCCATTGTCATACCCAGGATGGAGTGAATTTCACATCTGAGcttattaccttaaaaaaaaccgaacagctttactgagatgtaattcacataccacataGTTCGTTCATTTAAACTGTACAATTCGATGGCTTCACAGAGTCGTGCAagcatcaccacaatcaatttcagagcgttgtcacctccccccaaagaaaccctgtacccctTGGACATCACATCCCAACCCCCAGCCCTAGACAAGCACTAATTTGAGGCAAATGCATTCAACCCTGATTTAGTCTCTGAAGCAGGAATATCTACTCACCAACCCGTCACACTCCATTGAGATCTCGAGATTAGGGGACAAATGACAGATGTAACTGTGAATCCCGGACCCTCACACTTGTGTGAAGTGTGCCTGCCGGTGCTTTGCTAAGTGAAATGCCACCTAGGATTGTAGAAAAGCAGCTGCTCAGAGGTTTCATCCTTCTGGGGAAGTGGAGATATCATGAACATCCTTAATTAGACCTTCGGCTGTTCTGgtgctctctgtgtgtgtatgtgtgtgtgtgtgtgtgtgtgtgtgtgtgagtggggcaGGGTTGGACTTTAAATTAGTACCTGCGGCAGCCCAGTGGATCCTACCAAACAGCTGCAggcattttagaaatgatttgaTTCATATTTTGCACATGCGGAAAGAATGTACGATCACCTGTTTTTCGAGTCTGAGCACTTCCCCCGACACCCAGCTGCCTTCCTGCCCTTACAAGGGCACCTCTCATAACTCTGGGCCAGGGAGATGCAGGCGTGTGCTGCCCAGGCAGATGCGGGGGACACTTGTCTCTGCTGCCGATGTAGCTAGCACCTAAGTCCTCCCACGGCCCTTGCTGGTATGTCTGACACTCCCAGTTCAAGCAGGAAAAGTATCTAACTAGGCAaatcttctccctccccacctgtgaGATATGAGCACCTTTCCCAACGTCCCTGGaggttttctctcttccttggagAAGTTGGGGCCAGACGTATATAGTTCTTGGCTCATTGTTCTAatcccttaaaatttttaaatcataatttctaaattaatattAGAACATCTGTAAGGAATAGGAAAGTATAAGGAATAAGAGAAAAGACCACCACCTCACCGCCTGATGATTGCTGGCATTTATCATGTTGCATATTTTCATCCactgttttctctatttaaatatttgcagAGTGCTTTTCCCCTCTGCCATCGAAACTCTGCAAGCCTGTCTTAGTGGCTGAGGGTGTCTGACTTAGAGCAGTTGATTGAGCAGCGGACATTGAGGTGATGGGCCGTGtttctgttcccttttcctgCTGGAGGGTCTGCTGGGAGATAGGTAGACTCTTAGACCCTCTCGAGGTGTCCCATCCCGGTTGGCAGCTGCTCGTCACGTGTGAGCAGAGGTGCGCTGTGGGTATAAAATACATACCTGGTGTTGAAGatttaatatgagaaaaatacGTAAAACAcatcattcattatttttatgttggtgtatgttgaaataataatttgGATGTATTGGGTGagaatatgttattaaatttCATTCCACGTATTTCTTTTCCCTGCTTCTAATGTGGCTACCAAAACTTTTACAATTACATATGTGACTTTTGCATTCTTGACTTGCATGTGTGACTCACAGTCTACTTCTGGTTAGATTATTAGGCTCCAGAATCTGCACGGTTCTGGTCCTTGATGGAGGAGGGCTGGCTTTTCCTGTCCTTTGGGTTCTTGGGAAAAACGCCTGCCCCTGTCTCCCTGGCTGAGGATTTCCAGAAAGAATTCTGAATGGACCCTCTGCTCCAGCCTGCCAAGTGGGGTGACCTCCGGCTCCCCTCCCTCAAGGGGAATTACGGGGGCAGCAACATCTGGGCAAATAGGTGGCCACAGATTCCAACTTAGGCTCGGTAGACCATCGGAGGTCTCCTGGAAGACAGAGACCAGCTCTGTCCAATGCAAGCAGGACACGAACCACGAGGGTAATCTTCAATTTTCTATGAGCCACATTCAAAACTAAAGAGAAACAGATAacattaatttcaataatatattttatttaacccaatatatcacaaatattatcattttaacatgtaattgATAGAAGGTGATAAATTTGACATTCTACATTCTCGTTTTCATACGAAGTCTTTGAAagctggtgtgtattttatagcCTTGCTGCTTGATTTGGACCAGCCACATTCCAAGTATCAACAGCCCCATGTGGCAAGTGGCTGCCCTACTGGACACCACGGGCCCTCACAGAGCTCTGACACCAGTCAACAATGATCCAGAAGTCCAAACCTGCCCACGGGGACCCCAAATGCCCACATCTCTCTGCGCAGCACCCTCGTTCCTATAGGTTTAACGCAAACGTTGGAAACACTTGAGGGCGAGGCTCGGTACCTCTGGTGAATCCTTTGGCCACAAGAGAGCCATGTTGTGGACCTGGGCTGGCCTCAGAGAGAGTCCAGCCCAGGCCAGGGGACGCACATCCTGGGAAGAGCAGTTGTTTTCCGGGAAGGTGAAATTCAGCAGAGGCCTGGGGCAGGTTGGGACACAACGGGGAGAtgctgccaggagctgggtggggatGAAGGTCGAAGCGGGGACCTCAAATTCACACCCCAGCTCTTCCCCTTAGTTATACACATAacctcagctttcccatctgtagaatggggaggACATCTGTGCCTGCCTCGTGGAGTTGCTGTGAGGGCTGAAATCATCCATTCCAGCACAGTTCTGGCACATTCTGGTGCTTGCTGGCTGTTCCCGAGTGCCTTTCTGTGGTGTGGCCTTTTCTTGTGCAGTGACCACCGTGTCTCCTCAGGTGGAGACTCTTGTCCTCCTGTCGAGGCTCCAACCTGGCTGTCTTCCTTTTCTAGCACTGAATTCTTCATCTGCGAAAATAGCTAAATGACAGAGGAGAGTGAATTCTTTCTTACCCGCTTCTGGGTAGCCCACAATGATCTGCTGCAACTTGCAAGTTTGTGAGATTGTGTTTTATTGTGAAACCTTATGAATATCTTTCGTTGTGTACCATAGCGTACCGTATTCCAACcacaaaaaataacattttgagtCGCCCCAGGAAGagcaaagcaaatcaaaaccaactTTTCTAGTCTCTTCTTGGTTATCAGGTGACGTGCTTCTGTGgaatttattgaattttgaaGATTCTATTGAACTGAATAGAGCTGATACTGTGGATCGGGTTCAATATCTTAGAAATGTCTCTTTCTACCTTGTGACAGGATAGTTTGAGAACGCAATCTCATATACACGTAGATGTCAAGAGCACAGGTATGCTAACTGCTTTATTTCCGGAGCCCCGTTGGCCCTTCTGGTGGATGGGCTTTGGGTATCCTGTGGCTTCGCCGTCACCCCACACCTGAGGGGTGTATGGGCACCCGGTTCTAAGCAGCAGGGGTTGATGTCTACCATTGTGTGGTCTTTGCCCCTGGAAGAGCTGGCCCCCCAGACAGCCTCACTTTATTTTAGGTTGTTCTCCAGAAAGTACTTGATTCGATTTCAATATTGTACACATTATGACTCTCTTCCTTGTGGATGGAAAATCTGGAATTGGGTATTCTGATGACACACCACGGGTGGGTAGGTCTGTAGTGCTGGACCTATCTTGGCTATCCCCAAGCTTGCCTTTGCTGAATACTTATTTACagtggtctttttcttttccatttggggAAATGGTCGGAAAGTGATCCTTTCCAATTATTAGTGCATTTTGAGAGAATTAAATTTTTCCCAGATGTTCAGGGTCTTAGTGCAGACCTAGGCTAAAGCATGAAGGGCAGTTGGGTTGAAAAGTTGAAGGAGGTCAGGAGGCggggagaacagagggagacagacgATGGGCATCGTGCCGAGGAAGTCCTGGCTGGGCCTGAGAGCCATGTTGGAGCCACTTCTTACCCTTCCTCCCACGCTCGCTCCCCTCTCGCTTtccacttcttccttccctcctcctcctccttctaaaATTACCAGCTGTGACACCGTGTTTTCGAGTTTAAGAATAAGGTTTTGAGGATGGCTACAGCTGTGTaaattaaggaaaaggaaaaaaaagattcaagtaTAGTTCTCTTAGTAGATAAAAGCAGGACAAGAGATCCCCCTCTCCACCGAGATCCTTCTGGGTTTGTGTTTATATTactttggttcttttattttaaacttctttttcagAAGTGTTGGGCTGTGGCAGAGCCTAACAGAGCTCAGGCACCCCTATGACTTGGAGCAGTGTTCTTCCCAAACGGGAGACAGTAGAGTCCGACAGACCCGTTCACGTCCCAGCGGCCTCTTACCGGCTGAGCGGCCTTGGATGAGCTGCTTCACTCTTCAGTCTTCTCAcgcctataaaatgggagaacccaaaaaacaaaaaacacctctctGTTAGGGCTGGAGGTAGGGTGCGCTTGGAATGTTTCTGAAGCACCTGCTATAATGCCTGGTATAGGGTCGGTGTGTAATACAAATGGTATCTactattctaattttaaatgtatttattcagaaGCATCCTGGCAATTAAGCAAAGGGAAGATATGGCCACGGTCCCTAAATGAAATAGTAAGAACCCCCGCAGGAACAGGGAGACTGCAAGGAGCTTGTTACGTGGTTCAAAGGTCCGTAGGAACTAAAGGCTCCACCAATGACATGGATTTATAGTGTTACCAACAGCTTCAATCATTGTGAGCCGTCATATATAAAAGTCAAAGGACCTTTTAAAATGTAGCCTTGCTGTTCGGAAGCTTTTGTGTTCCatcattaaaatgcattttcttggAAGTGAAGCTGTCCTTTGGAAACGCACCAGGTTGCTTTGGAAAGCTGGCTTATGGGGGCCCGCACGAAGGGTGGGGGGGCTGCATTTCCTGCCGTGGCTTCTGCCTCTTCTGGGTTTCTGCACCCCTCTGCCCCGTGGCCTCCATCAGGCAGCACCTGGGCCCAAAGTGGGGAGGAGCCGCTGGCCACCCCTTGAGAAACCAGGGCCAGTTTCAGAGCTGGGTGGTGATTTTCCAAATGAATGTGTCCACACAGACCTGGCTGCTCTTCCTGGAACCTCTCATTACGGCCGCTGGCGGAAACCCTACCGCATGGACCTGGATACAGCGGTGTTTGAGAAACGGGTATTTTAGACTCTGGCTGATTATTATTGGAAGGAAACTCGGGGGCATTCTCATTGAGGCTCAGAATAGGGAAGGGACAGGAAGCTAACTGGCAGAGAGCTCGTACCAGATTCTGGGCCCTGATGGCCTCTGATGGCATATTTCCCCCTTGATGCCTGAATGGAGCCAAAGACCCTTCCACACAGAAGGCTGCTCTTTCTAGCAAAGCCCGCCGCCCCAAATCTGCTTCTAGGCTTTTGGGAGAAGAATTCTTAGTTCTAGGGTGGAACAAGCACAGCCTTCAAGTTGACAGACCTCAAGTTCCAGCTCAAGGtcaagctctgtgaccttgggggcGTCACCCTCTGAACCTGTTTACTCACCTGTAAAACAGGGTCACATCACACTCCCAGTGTTGTTAGGATTCAATGAGCCACTTCGTTTGGAATGCCTGACACAAAACGAGAACTCGATATGAGTCTCCTTTTCACTTATTCCTCCCTCTGGGCCAAAGTACCTCCGTACCCAGCaccttctttctctgtcagaGAAATCCACCCCCTCAGGAGGTGCTGTTTGGGGAC
The DNA window shown above is from Ailuropoda melanoleuca isolate Jingjing chromosome 6, ASM200744v2, whole genome shotgun sequence and carries:
- the TACC2 gene encoding transforming acidic coiled-coil-containing protein 2 isoform X4, translated to MPFAEGPPEACLASPAAAPEDWPLIQHPRREPSPDARGEAPTVSVPEGGSSTQCSVGAVVPSAGRGNDLGEEGHPLSSSGCTDQSPGVSPASSQALMQGQLCRKDGQHDGFESQGDEAAGGLPLAESRQGAASVPGKASSSGLEESPTKPETPTPPEPAPGASDRDKCQVEVPPQAFADGAGFLWACHPPRSPAGAAQEADTNSWESCQQPMGAHLAHIEPPRESPSPAPVPGAGGSGKETVDARDTQSRLQAGGPGSEPSAAVRAAAGTQPGGALLESAEPSPRVRMEDTRPASGSTSPPAAQASAAAEESSWLTGEMVSRAEMPVLTDLAKELADAGLAGWDKLASDLRREGEDLGGNHGEGPAPLPQEDRGEVSMRDQKVQQGVLPPAPTSVSDDRARSSPESKNEAKAPESPAVAEEESRLPEANSRRQEEVLEPLDRRDPENPWGEQPGALGCKSSPEMEKNEFSKLSHDVESKVYSSTDSAQPLRKEGPGHADRPGSPSEVTVWSSVTCEMMGEVHVVHASGSLHELPQKDLVLPAGPDGTGEHILPKEAVWEGPGLQTQCPDTLQDVGGLERMDYLPALESEKSDFLSTPAAEVIPRAQAAESPSDTKMRSRPSAQRPSSCAGEGLLTSPGQPCGLGREAAGQEVQADGPHLPKGEDLAADSGLTMVSLEQDQQGSLSCRGDSWTQGTASEGPPVSPENRLQPLQSEPEAFMSDMLREKPQQCENEKETYPGGLLGSENLDADASPTRPAVEPLADVCLPTHGPEDPASRSELRGELPKGSLSDAPRLAPGAMVPESPATEQPELSAAGPELSARGQNEQEGACGGSLPSRVSPPAAASEDSPAGHLSREEHCCAQQGPNKSQQELAGVLQASGWHEEACLRDAEVSEAADAQPPLQGLGKTEKASGNTVGTPPCTPDSVALLDAAHSPPAPALASRRVTPSQDAPDREAYGEAQGGRQQPVLAPQKEMEHPPALDAEAPRLLGSFPAAKNQGADGGAAETGGSAEEGGLGVQRSLEGPAEAALSDGSLQTEQHASSGKEASTFAPGEPCPAEQLSASCQDALLPAGELGGIPTSQVAISAAQAVPNPKRALPPGPPEEAAPDTPYLHIDGAVRTGAAPCPIEEPPAALGNATSMKLSAGLLAPLSQLGVASGEISGVQVSSGSPRAGNVEGPADSIPYLDGAPLPTKHQQMTGEEEEEARAPSADTEPGGMPARPAGEESMAGEATREPEGSGERMVDPSKDLRWGASGGVDAGSKQIGMITEFPDFREHITKIFEKSVLRALTVDGPQSAAGEKPGAVGSVRGEDLAGPHPENPPDGAQGLAIAPLPALPAGHGVAATKKQELPTEAEPPCLVAQEPAPGRLPAPAAPAADLNLPGAGVGKAMTGVPQAVQDSEKPERAGEAGLGLGGQAPSPQGGGQQELASGPSLPAAGPETPVEKAADFQVEPQGHREGAVIPEDRIPPGIYSQETSTGDGQPGEDAAQGFAHTGGPSDLPVSTAALGAASPHGSVLTVAEAIREPWTPDTLGGEQRCGGGAGISETQNALGKPCAPELWAVEVAATPPETGSGAGAAGEAAGDVTSSTAETGARVSGDPPETGTTRMFSGAAQGLLGTREDSGCSAGTPGPEDAATVRGASPAAHQLPEEQPGPQPPAPAGGGKLPVSSPPEPAEPRDPKPQTPAPGELPAERRSPGPGASTLPSAPEKDAPHAPGQVISHEAGSVGGAERSHVADDVIQPAALEDPEDPLLAASSHHGDAISQVSRDLTAQSTSPAATRAALVARASEHVSLLPAPAGDGVEASVLSHQGLPKDLSRSSDSEEAFETPESTTPVKAPPAPPPPPPEVTPEPEISTQPPLEEPGNQGCGAEPASVPDGPRSSSVEGSPFRPPSHSFSAVFDEDKPIASSGTYNLDFDSIELVDDFQTLEPRCSDSKSQECKVNTRRKSTDSVPVSKSTLSRSLSLQASDFDGASRSGNPEAVAPAADAYSTGSSSASSTLKRTKKPRPPSLKKKQTTKKPTETPPVKETQQKPLEENPVSTEENRAFETKPELAKTEGSVPALLEEAPLEATALPEAACPLDLEAAEGAIPPASGSGRVQNSPPVGRKTWPLATAPEAVEVTPSDSGGQEDSPVKGLPVRLEFDYSEDKGSWDTQQENPPPTKKLGKKPVAKMPLRRPKMKKNPEKLDNTPASPTRSPDEPNDIPIAKGTYTFDIDKWDDPNFNPFSSTSKMQDSPRLPQQSYNFDPDACDESVDPFKTSSKTPSSPSKSPASFEIPASAIEANGVDGDGLNKPAKKKKTPLKTDTFRVKRSPKRSPLSDPPSQDSTPAATPETPVISAVVHATDEEKLAVTNQKWTCVTVDLEADKQDYPQPSDLSTFVSDTKFNSPTEELDYRSSYEIEYMEKIGSSLPQDDDPPKKQALYLMFDTSQESPVKSPPVRTSESPTPCSGSSFEEAEALVNTGAKIQHPVTRGLAPNQEPHLQVPEKSSQKELEAMTLGTASDAIEIREAAHPTDVSISKTALYSRIGTAEVEKPAGLLFQQPDLDSALRIARAEIITKEREVSEWKDKYEESRREVMEMRKIVAEYEKTIAQMIEDEQREKSVSHQTVQQLVLEKEQALADLNSVEKSLADLFRRYEKMKEVLEGFRKNEEVLKKCAQEYLSRVKKEEQRYQALKVHAEEKLDRANAEIAQVRGKAQQEQAAYQASLRKEQLRVDALERTLEQKNKEIEELTKICDELIAKMGKS